Proteins co-encoded in one Chloroflexota bacterium genomic window:
- a CDS encoding phage portal protein, with protein MSVLGHLFGKRRQGKATLTLPGGWQRFVASVPFGDFAGTVEDAYRRNATVFACMQILQWSFPEPELWAWETPPNMPRPVRISGHPLRRLMTRPNPDMGEAELYQTVITYAALGGNAYLWKQRDRDGHVMALWPFHDGQITPVAGRSTAEGVVAYYVLRSRENANPWRVERHDTLTGVAIPKSEIVHWKWAVDPLNPERGMGALEAAAGDVRLANEIRDFVYSYLKNDAVPPLVVTLAEGDVELTDAKVRRLREQWKDAHSGANRGTPAFLEYGMDAKMLGYSLRELAYDALADGPDAAICAGFHIHPSVVGAMVGLKHSTYSNFEEANRALALQTLVPLWRSFASEMRQSLAGEIGYADDVIIRFDLSEVAALQDSQNAIEERLGRAFDRGGITRAEYRRALGYEVTPEDEVFKENLASVWVPRGMLRTADPELLAAEAERRGGKRTGEWEEKSARDTAAALRRIRRGLLPQMEASLKGYFRAVAERVEQAIKESGSPKGRKSIGPDDAEGLLNAADGGELEDLLKKYYAQILELSWEVWNVSLGVHVAFDLKGPLVTQVLAMAGTRVKDIHETTLAALRETLQYGAEHGWGVDDLVRGDQEAGVRGIREIVEETYANRARAIARTELGTAQNLTAAQRYRDAGVTKVEILDNGAEDDDDACQIANGQIWSVDYFEAHPLEHPNCTRAAAPYFGGRPVDRA; from the coding sequence ATGAGCGTTTTAGGGCATTTGTTCGGGAAACGGCGGCAAGGCAAGGCCACATTGACACTCCCCGGCGGGTGGCAACGCTTTGTGGCATCCGTGCCCTTTGGCGATTTTGCGGGCACTGTAGAGGACGCGTATCGGCGCAACGCCACCGTGTTTGCCTGCATGCAGATCCTGCAATGGTCGTTTCCGGAGCCTGAGTTGTGGGCATGGGAGACACCGCCCAACATGCCGCGCCCGGTGCGGATTTCCGGACATCCGCTTCGGCGGCTGATGACGCGGCCGAACCCTGATATGGGTGAGGCCGAGTTATACCAGACGGTCATTACCTACGCTGCTTTGGGCGGCAATGCTTATCTGTGGAAGCAGCGAGACCGAGACGGGCATGTGATGGCGCTGTGGCCGTTCCACGATGGACAGATTACGCCGGTGGCCGGGCGTTCTACCGCTGAGGGGGTGGTGGCGTATTATGTGTTGCGGAGTCGAGAGAACGCAAACCCGTGGCGCGTGGAGCGCCATGACACCCTGACCGGCGTGGCGATTCCCAAAAGCGAAATCGTGCACTGGAAATGGGCAGTGGACCCGCTCAACCCGGAGCGCGGCATGGGGGCGTTAGAAGCGGCGGCGGGTGATGTGCGGCTGGCGAACGAAATACGGGATTTTGTGTATTCATACCTAAAGAACGACGCCGTACCGCCGCTGGTGGTGACATTGGCCGAGGGTGATGTGGAATTGACGGATGCCAAAGTGCGGCGGCTGCGAGAGCAATGGAAGGATGCTCACAGCGGCGCTAACCGAGGCACACCGGCTTTTCTGGAATATGGCATGGATGCCAAAATGCTGGGGTACAGTTTGAGGGAATTGGCCTACGACGCCCTGGCTGACGGTCCTGACGCGGCAATCTGTGCGGGCTTCCACATTCACCCTTCGGTGGTGGGGGCGATGGTGGGGCTGAAACACAGCACCTATAGCAATTTCGAGGAGGCCAACCGCGCCTTAGCGCTGCAAACGCTGGTACCGCTGTGGCGGTCATTTGCGAGCGAGATGCGGCAGAGCCTTGCAGGTGAAATTGGCTATGCCGATGATGTCATCATCCGGTTTGATCTGAGCGAGGTGGCGGCGCTGCAGGATTCTCAAAATGCCATCGAGGAGCGCCTGGGGCGGGCGTTCGACCGCGGCGGGATTACGCGGGCCGAATACCGGCGGGCACTGGGCTACGAAGTGACGCCGGAAGATGAGGTGTTCAAGGAGAACTTAGCCAGCGTGTGGGTGCCGCGTGGCATGTTACGCACTGCCGACCCGGAGTTGCTTGCGGCAGAGGCCGAGCGTCGCGGGGGGAAACGCACCGGCGAATGGGAAGAGAAATCAGCTCGCGACACGGCAGCGGCGCTGCGGCGAATCCGGCGCGGGCTGTTGCCCCAGATGGAAGCCAGCCTCAAGGGGTATTTCCGGGCCGTGGCGGAACGGGTGGAGCAGGCGATCAAGGAAAGCGGAAGCCCCAAGGGGCGGAAGAGTATTGGGCCTGATGATGCTGAGGGGCTGTTGAACGCCGCCGATGGCGGCGAATTGGAAGATCTGTTGAAAAAGTATTACGCCCAGATATTGGAACTCTCGTGGGAAGTGTGGAATGTGTCGCTGGGCGTGCATGTGGCATTTGATCTGAAGGGCCCGCTGGTGACGCAGGTTTTGGCAATGGCGGGCACACGGGTGAAGGATATCCATGAGACCACGCTGGCGGCGCTGCGTGAGACATTGCAATATGGCGCGGAGCACGGGTGGGGTGTGGACGACCTGGTGCGCGGCGACCAGGAGGCTGGTGTGCGCGGCATTCGCGAGATTGTGGAAGAGACCTACGCCAACCGGGCGCGGGCCATTGCGCGCACGGAACTGGGCACGGCCCAAAACCTGACTGCGGCGCAACGCTATCGAGACGCAGGCGTGACCAAGGTGGAGATTTTGGACAATGGCGCCGAGGACGATGACGATGCGTGCCAAATCGCCAACGGACAAATCTGGAGTGTGGACTATTTCGAGGCGCACCCTTTAGAGCATCCCAATTGCACACGGGCAGCGGCACCCTATTTTGGCGGCCGGCCTGTTGACAGGGCATAG
- a CDS encoding HK97 gp10 family phage protein produces the protein MKWLAWRDKEMIALMLDAARGMATELDQRVVRDAKRQLTKDPPHGVRTGTMRRDIHAEKPKVDLGRLQVSVKAGTGVRYAPFVEFGHQSFPGYAFMRLALAKVMKDDAPYVAGKYGLKWRS, from the coding sequence GTGAAGTGGCTTGCATGGCGTGACAAGGAGATGATTGCGCTGATGTTGGACGCGGCCAGAGGGATGGCCACGGAACTTGACCAGCGTGTTGTGCGCGATGCCAAGCGACAGTTGACCAAAGACCCACCCCACGGGGTGCGCACCGGCACCATGCGGCGGGATATCCACGCTGAAAAGCCCAAAGTCGACCTGGGCCGCCTGCAGGTGAGCGTCAAAGCGGGCACAGGGGTGCGCTATGCGCCGTTTGTGGAGTTTGGGCACCAGTCGTTCCCCGGGTATGCGTTTATGCGGCTGGCGCTGGCAAAGGTGATGAAAGATGACGCCCCTTATGTTGCAGGGAAGTATGGGTTGAAATGGCGCTCATAG
- a CDS encoding terminase translates to MPRIDPLHARAELAARELARRRLLDFATYTLPWYQPAAHHRLVAEALERVLRYVETGGREGVGRLLIFMPPRHGKTQLASRIFPAWALGRNPDLRVILASYGADLAVENSRAVRDLIRDDRYQAVFGALSAVDTPVQVSDESRSAQSWEVAGRRGGVVAAGVGGAITGKGAHLLILDDLFKNRDEAESAAARERVWAWWRSTAYTRLEDGGAVVGMMTRWHPDDWAGRLLRMMVDDPGADQYEVVCLPALAEGEASAEEHARGLRDGVWINLSDPLKRAEGAALWPEKYGEEDLARIRTNIGPYDWAALYQQRPYSREGDFFRREWFVVVDKPPAPEDIVRRVRYWDKAGGRTRKSGKDYTSGVLMALTKDGLYYVEHVARRRISAAERDAWMVEVGKTDALRSGPRVDIWHQQDPGTAGVDSAQMTNRRFAEAGLRAQFETVSGSKEVRAGPWASMCAAGVVRLVRGAWNADFIDEHVAFPSGAFDDQVDAASSAFAKIVQGKLRRESRIL, encoded by the coding sequence ATGCCGAGGATTGACCCGTTGCATGCACGGGCGGAACTGGCGGCGCGGGAACTTGCTCGACGGCGGCTGCTCGATTTCGCCACCTATACCCTGCCGTGGTACCAGCCGGCGGCGCATCATCGCCTCGTGGCTGAGGCATTGGAGCGGGTACTGCGCTATGTGGAAACCGGCGGACGAGAGGGCGTTGGCCGTTTGCTGATTTTCATGCCGCCCCGGCATGGCAAAACCCAACTGGCGAGCAGGATTTTTCCGGCGTGGGCGCTGGGGCGCAACCCCGACCTGAGGGTGATTCTGGCAAGTTATGGCGCTGACCTGGCTGTAGAAAACAGCCGGGCGGTGCGCGACCTGATCCGAGATGACCGCTATCAGGCGGTGTTTGGGGCGCTTTCCGCAGTTGACACCCCTGTGCAGGTGAGCGACGAGAGCCGCTCGGCGCAGTCGTGGGAAGTGGCGGGCAGGCGCGGCGGCGTGGTGGCGGCAGGTGTGGGCGGCGCGATTACGGGCAAAGGCGCCCATTTACTCATTTTGGACGACCTTTTCAAGAACCGTGACGAAGCCGAAAGCGCGGCGGCCCGTGAACGGGTATGGGCGTGGTGGCGGAGCACGGCGTATACCCGTCTGGAGGACGGCGGCGCTGTGGTCGGGATGATGACCCGCTGGCATCCGGATGACTGGGCCGGGCGGTTGCTCAGGATGATGGTAGACGATCCAGGCGCAGACCAGTATGAGGTGGTTTGCCTGCCCGCTCTGGCCGAAGGCGAAGCAAGCGCCGAGGAACACGCCAGGGGGCTGCGAGATGGTGTGTGGATCAACCTGAGCGACCCGCTGAAGCGAGCAGAAGGCGCTGCGTTGTGGCCGGAGAAGTATGGCGAAGAAGACCTGGCGCGCATCCGTACCAACATTGGGCCCTATGATTGGGCAGCGTTGTATCAGCAACGGCCTTATTCTCGCGAGGGGGATTTCTTCAGGCGGGAATGGTTCGTGGTGGTGGACAAGCCGCCCGCGCCGGAAGATATTGTGCGGCGGGTTCGCTATTGGGATAAGGCCGGCGGGCGCACGCGCAAAAGCGGCAAGGATTACACCTCAGGCGTGCTGATGGCATTGACCAAAGACGGGCTTTACTACGTTGAGCATGTGGCGCGGCGGCGCATTTCCGCGGCGGAGCGTGATGCCTGGATGGTAGAGGTCGGGAAAACCGACGCTCTGCGCTCAGGCCCACGAGTAGATATCTGGCATCAGCAGGACCCGGGGACGGCAGGCGTGGACAGCGCCCAAATGACCAACCGGCGCTTCGCAGAAGCCGGATTGCGGGCGCAGTTCGAGACTGTGAGCGGGAGCAAGGAAGTGCGAGCGGGCCCCTGGGCTTCCATGTGTGCTGCGGGTGTCGTGAGGTTGGTGCGCGGGGCGTGGAACGCCGATTTCATCGATGAGCATGTGGCGTTTCCGTCGGGCGCCTTCGACGACCAGGTAGACGCCGCATCGTCGGCGTTTGCCAAAATTGTGCAGGGCAAATTGCGGCGCGAGAGCAGGATCTTATGA
- a CDS encoding phage tail tape measure protein, whose protein sequence is MELGKAEVEILIDLKKMAATLKLIKKRVAMELQRAGEMGKAAFSKAISGIGKVLKTALIGVGALGAAVTAGAGLALHASNQLNTAMANVASLGSEAAAHVSEWKGELQALSVQMGKTTDDLAGGLYQTVSAFGPVNDAMQILAINAKAATAGLAQTTDAINLTSAVTKAYGDISAKAVQQVSDLALKTVQLGQTTFPELAQSIGRVTPLAASMQMSMQDLFAVLATATGVTGNAAEVSTQMRAALSALMAPTDALAKLYQKLGYANGQAMLKSLGFGGAMKAIVEAAKKSGRPLQDFIGQVRGQVLALALANGLSDQYTEKLEAMQHAAGATDEAFRAQTQGISSVAFQLKQLKQRAVVFLQKAGDALAPFAGLVLSKLVPALDAGATKIEAVLEAFHDLLTGSRSFAEIHDNLTKVFGNEMGNAIFGFMDGIRQLVNGLREGGLMGSRFRDALERVGGSGAVAAFDAIVNGVTMARDALTNLWNVAEPFITGTVIPFVQRHGPAIAAAIAAIGAALAAAAIVSTIIGIAGAIAALVNPVTLVLALIGLLTAAWVKDWGGIREVVKSTASAVSNTLAGVWAVLERFGRAIWETVAPAFDAIGKQLLQAKALLAGLPVANLRKAFTSLGQIVRRVAVLLGGLLLAALGVIVGAIRGVVQGIAWALPGLVLLFNGVALVIQGVIDTIAGAVNALWALVRAALGKGSWDEVLAALRQLWSGVVEILSGLAESFLGILYALLFAAIGLVSGFVEGVIGFFVNLYDELVGHSIVPDMLHAMLNVFVTVLNAIVTFVGSWVAGILRGIGQLAGDGVAKVTKFVNEVHDVISKRFDEAKEAITRAVTDARDAVEEKFSNIVRNIKSKIGEIKKALDIADDLRAIGEGLINGLWNGMRSIWKRMKDWLADSVSTLLEIVRLITGTHSPSRKFAEIGRYWMEGLAKGISDAAALPKNALMDASSLHELPIWERDIALLSRANEGRMAAQRNIYNSQHNVINAPGLDAEALMNLLYAQRVLGVMEVPG, encoded by the coding sequence ATGGAACTGGGTAAAGCCGAGGTAGAGATACTGATTGATTTGAAGAAAATGGCGGCCACGCTGAAGCTCATCAAAAAGCGGGTGGCTATGGAATTGCAACGCGCTGGCGAAATGGGCAAGGCGGCGTTTTCTAAAGCCATCAGCGGTATTGGCAAGGTGCTCAAGACGGCACTGATAGGTGTAGGGGCTTTGGGAGCCGCCGTTACTGCAGGGGCTGGGCTGGCATTACATGCCAGTAATCAATTGAACACGGCGATGGCGAATGTGGCTTCGCTGGGAAGCGAGGCTGCGGCGCACGTCAGCGAGTGGAAGGGCGAGTTGCAGGCGTTGTCGGTGCAGATGGGCAAGACGACCGACGACCTGGCTGGCGGCCTGTATCAGACGGTTTCAGCGTTTGGCCCTGTGAACGACGCCATGCAGATTCTGGCCATCAACGCCAAAGCGGCCACGGCGGGGCTGGCTCAGACCACAGACGCTATCAATTTGACGAGTGCGGTGACCAAGGCTTATGGCGATATCAGCGCCAAGGCTGTGCAACAGGTTTCCGATTTGGCTTTGAAGACGGTGCAGTTGGGGCAAACGACCTTCCCAGAACTGGCCCAAAGTATCGGACGCGTGACCCCGCTGGCGGCATCCATGCAGATGTCGATGCAGGATCTGTTTGCGGTGCTGGCGACGGCCACAGGCGTCACGGGCAATGCGGCAGAGGTGAGCACGCAGATGAGGGCTGCCTTATCAGCGCTGATGGCGCCGACTGACGCGTTGGCGAAGTTGTATCAGAAATTAGGTTACGCGAACGGTCAGGCCATGCTCAAATCGTTGGGCTTTGGGGGAGCGATGAAGGCCATTGTTGAGGCAGCGAAAAAGAGCGGCAGGCCGCTGCAGGATTTCATCGGCCAGGTGCGCGGACAGGTTCTCGCCCTGGCGTTAGCCAATGGCCTGAGCGACCAGTACACCGAGAAACTGGAAGCCATGCAGCACGCTGCGGGCGCGACCGATGAGGCTTTTCGGGCACAGACGCAGGGCATTTCCAGCGTGGCGTTTCAGTTGAAGCAGTTGAAACAACGGGCTGTTGTGTTCCTGCAAAAGGCAGGCGATGCTCTTGCGCCGTTTGCTGGCCTGGTGTTGAGCAAACTGGTCCCTGCGCTGGATGCCGGAGCGACCAAAATCGAAGCCGTTCTGGAGGCGTTCCACGATCTGCTTACAGGGAGCCGATCGTTTGCCGAGATTCACGATAATCTGACGAAGGTATTCGGCAACGAAATGGGCAATGCCATTTTCGGCTTTATGGATGGCATCCGGCAGTTGGTGAATGGGCTGCGAGAGGGCGGCTTGATGGGCAGCCGCTTCCGTGATGCGCTGGAACGCGTGGGGGGCAGCGGGGCGGTGGCGGCCTTTGATGCCATCGTGAACGGCGTGACCATGGCCAGGGACGCTCTAACGAACTTATGGAACGTGGCAGAGCCGTTCATCACGGGGACGGTCATTCCCTTCGTGCAGCGACACGGCCCGGCCATCGCGGCGGCGATCGCCGCCATTGGCGCGGCCCTGGCAGCGGCGGCGATTGTTTCAACTATTATCGGGATCGCGGGGGCTATCGCTGCGTTGGTCAACCCCGTAACATTGGTTCTTGCCCTCATTGGGCTGCTGACCGCAGCCTGGGTAAAGGATTGGGGTGGGATTCGGGAAGTTGTAAAAAGCACGGCGAGTGCTGTGAGCAATACGCTTGCTGGTGTGTGGGCAGTGCTGGAAAGATTCGGCAGGGCTATCTGGGAAACTGTAGCGCCTGCGTTTGACGCCATTGGTAAGCAATTATTGCAGGCGAAGGCGTTGCTCGCCGGATTGCCCGTGGCAAATTTGCGTAAGGCGTTTACCAGTCTGGGGCAAATTGTGCGCCGCGTGGCGGTGCTTCTGGGCGGGTTGTTACTCGCCGCCCTTGGCGTGATTGTGGGGGCCATCAGGGGCGTTGTTCAGGGTATCGCGTGGGCGTTGCCAGGCCTGGTATTGCTTTTCAACGGTGTGGCTTTGGTTATTCAGGGGGTGATAGACACGATAGCGGGAGCGGTCAATGCATTATGGGCGTTGGTGCGAGCGGCCCTTGGCAAGGGAAGTTGGGATGAGGTGCTCGCGGCGCTTCGCCAATTGTGGAGCGGTGTGGTGGAGATTCTCAGCGGCCTTGCGGAATCCTTTTTGGGTATTCTGTATGCTTTGCTTTTCGCTGCTATCGGGTTGGTAAGCGGCTTTGTGGAAGGCGTGATAGGCTTCTTTGTCAATCTCTATGACGAGTTGGTAGGGCACTCCATTGTGCCTGATATGCTACATGCCATGCTGAATGTGTTTGTTACAGTGTTGAATGCCATTGTGACGTTTGTCGGAAGTTGGGTTGCAGGTATATTGCGGGGCATTGGACAACTCGCTGGCGATGGGGTTGCCAAAGTCACAAAGTTCGTCAATGAAGTGCACGATGTAATTTCAAAGCGCTTTGATGAGGCAAAAGAGGCGATTACTCGTGCTGTGACTGACGCTCGCGATGCCGTAGAAGAAAAGTTTAGCAACATCGTCAGGAACATAAAAAGCAAGATCGGTGAAATCAAGAAAGCCCTTGATATTGCCGACGACCTCCGAGCAATTGGAGAAGGATTGATAAATGGGCTGTGGAACGGGATGAGAAGTATTTGGAAGAGGATGAAGGACTGGTTGGCTGATAGCGTCAGTACGCTGCTGGAAATTGTCCGATTGATCACGGGGACGCATAGTCCCAGCCGCAAATTTGCAGAAATCGGGCGCTATTGGATGGAGGGCCTGGCAAAGGGTATATCCGACGCTGCCGCCCTTCCCAAAAACGCCTTGATGGATGCCTCGAGCCTGCACGAACTGCCAATTTGGGAGCGTGATATTGCTTTGCTGAGCAGGGCCAATGAAGGGCGGATGGCTGCGCAGCGCAATATTTACAATTCTCAACACAATGTCATCAATGCGCCCGGCCTGGATGCTGAGGCGCTAATGAACCTTCTTTATGCACAGCGTGTTTTAGGCGTCATGGAGGTACCAGGGTGA
- a CDS encoding phage major capsid protein, giving the protein MTDKLSVKAIQEELDAKRDALMEIFDKTKTDDGFQMTPEQIEQVRSLNEELDGLRKKLEEAKQVDSTYQALVREIKEAQRAQVDLPLVGGGEAKQAPLTLGELFVKHPAYAKRGRGRDILADFPDVDMKAMLTKATMATTAGFAPETTRTGRVVGYAVRRPTVADLIPQTTTDQSAIVYMEETTFTNAAAPTAEGGAYPESALAYTERSETVRKISTFIPVTDEQMEDAPQVQSLIDNRLLLMLRLAEEDQLLSGNGTAPNLTGFLNKTGVQAQALGSDPVPDAIYKAMTLVRSGGFAEPTALVIHPNDWQDIRLMRTTDGLYIWGNPSERGPESVWGLPAVITTAIVENTALLGDFALYAELFRKRGVTIKVSDSHADFFTNGKQAIRADERIALAIYRASAFCKVTGI; this is encoded by the coding sequence ATGACCGACAAACTGAGTGTGAAAGCCATCCAGGAAGAACTGGATGCCAAGCGCGATGCGCTGATGGAGATTTTCGACAAGACCAAGACCGACGACGGCTTCCAGATGACGCCTGAGCAAATCGAACAGGTGCGGAGCCTGAACGAGGAACTGGACGGGCTGCGGAAGAAACTGGAAGAGGCCAAGCAGGTGGACAGCACCTATCAGGCGCTGGTGCGTGAAATCAAGGAGGCGCAGCGCGCGCAGGTCGATTTGCCGCTGGTGGGCGGCGGCGAGGCGAAGCAAGCCCCCTTGACGCTGGGCGAGTTGTTTGTGAAGCATCCGGCGTATGCCAAACGCGGACGCGGCCGGGACATCCTGGCGGATTTTCCGGATGTGGACATGAAGGCCATGCTGACCAAGGCCACGATGGCCACGACCGCAGGGTTCGCTCCGGAGACGACCCGCACCGGGCGCGTGGTGGGCTACGCAGTGCGCCGCCCGACCGTGGCCGACCTGATTCCGCAGACGACCACCGACCAGAGCGCCATCGTCTACATGGAGGAAACCACCTTCACCAACGCCGCCGCGCCGACCGCTGAAGGTGGGGCTTACCCCGAGAGCGCGCTGGCATATACCGAGCGCAGCGAGACCGTGCGCAAGATCTCCACCTTCATCCCGGTGACCGACGAGCAGATGGAAGACGCCCCCCAGGTGCAGTCGCTGATTGACAACCGCTTGCTGTTGATGCTGCGGTTGGCCGAGGAAGACCAGTTGCTGAGCGGTAACGGCACCGCGCCGAATCTGACCGGTTTCCTCAACAAGACAGGCGTCCAGGCGCAAGCGCTGGGTTCCGACCCCGTGCCGGATGCCATTTACAAGGCGATGACCTTAGTGCGCTCCGGCGGGTTCGCTGAGCCGACAGCGCTGGTAATCCACCCCAACGACTGGCAGGATATCCGCCTGATGCGCACCACCGACGGGCTGTACATCTGGGGCAATCCCAGCGAGCGCGGTCCGGAAAGCGTGTGGGGCCTGCCTGCGGTGATCACCACGGCCATTGTGGAGAATACTGCGCTTTTGGGCGATTTCGCTCTTTACGCCGAACTGTTCCGCAAGCGCGGCGTGACGATCAAGGTTTCCGACAGCCATGCCGACTTCTTCACCAACGGCAAGCAGGCTATCCGCGCCGATGAGCGCATTGCGCTGGCTATCTACCGCGCGAGCGCGTTCTGCAAGGTGACCGGCATTTAG
- a CDS encoding M23 family metallopeptidase codes for MGKVVFPVAADGRVQRVFGFVDWERYAQSGGVHTGVDLAAQGGKAVYAVADGQVISVARGEVAVEHEGWVSVYRHVTAIRVHPGDAVKAGDLIAAVGRRGYLHYEVRLNGETRPDAAGLQAIWAGEAWAVDPLRWLAMQLPQAVYCGGVVAHPGVRVYADHNLQSQQVGFLPQGAPVEGMEMWWDVHGTIWMRLRALPAMWLITQEGLMRVKVKQCNG; via the coding sequence ATGGGTAAGGTCGTTTTCCCTGTGGCAGCCGATGGACGGGTGCAGCGCGTTTTTGGTTTCGTCGACTGGGAGCGTTATGCCCAGAGCGGCGGCGTGCATACCGGGGTAGACCTGGCTGCGCAAGGCGGGAAGGCTGTTTACGCGGTGGCAGATGGCCAGGTGATTTCTGTGGCGCGTGGCGAGGTGGCTGTTGAGCACGAGGGCTGGGTCTCGGTGTATCGCCATGTGACGGCCATCCGGGTCCATCCGGGCGATGCCGTGAAGGCAGGCGATCTGATTGCTGCTGTAGGGCGCCGAGGCTATTTGCATTATGAAGTCAGATTGAACGGAGAAACAAGGCCAGACGCCGCAGGGCTGCAGGCTATCTGGGCAGGTGAAGCGTGGGCGGTAGACCCACTGCGGTGGCTGGCCATGCAACTCCCCCAGGCGGTTTATTGCGGCGGCGTGGTGGCGCATCCAGGCGTGCGGGTTTATGCCGACCACAATTTACAGAGTCAGCAGGTGGGTTTTCTCCCGCAGGGAGCGCCTGTCGAAGGCATGGAAATGTGGTGGGATGTGCATGGCACGATATGGATGCGCCTGCGGGCATTGCCGGCGATGTGGCTGATTACTCAAGAAGGTTTGATGCGAGTCAAGGTGAAACAGTGCAATGGCTGA